In one Lycium barbarum isolate Lr01 chromosome 7, ASM1917538v2, whole genome shotgun sequence genomic region, the following are encoded:
- the LOC132601737 gene encoding uncharacterized protein LOC132601737 yields the protein MVKDCLDYARRCKACQFHANFIHLPPEALHPTVASWPFDAWGLDVIGLLPKSSGGHLYILDATDYLSKWAEAVALKEVKKENVANFIRVNIIYRFGIPLYIIMDNGKPFDNKLMNKICDLFGFKQRKSSMYHAAANGLVEAFNKTLCNLLKKVVSKSK from the coding sequence ATGGTGAAAGATTGCTTAGACTATGCTCGAAGATGCAAGGCTTGTCagtttcatgcgaattttatACATCTGCCGCCCGAAGCATTACACCCGACCGTcgcatcttggccatttgacgcttgggggTTGGATGTCATTGGTCTGTTGCCGAAATCTTCTGGTGGACACTTGTACATCTTGGATGCAACCGATTACTTGTCAAAATGGGCCGAAGCTGTCGCTCTtaaagaagtgaagaaggagAATGTTGCGAACTTCATCCGGGTAAACATCATCTACCGCTTCGGCATTCCTCTTTACATAATAATGGACAATGGAAAGCCATTTGATAACAAATTGATGAACAAGATTTGTGATCTCTTCGGCTTCAAGCAGCGTAAATCTTCTATGTATCATGCTGCCGCCAACGGTCTAGTTGAAGCGTTCAATAAGACTTTGTGTAACTTGTTGAAGAAGGTTGTCTCCAAGTCCAAATGA